From Sporolactobacillus pectinivorans:
TTACAGAAAAATATCTGCTTCAGATCAGGACGTCTGCCATTCAATGGGCGGGCTTTTTTTTGCATGGCGTAATGATTTTGTAACAACAAATAGGGTCCAATTCAATGGACAGTTTTTTTTGTTTTTGGACGAGTGAGCCAGAATATTTGCCCGTCGGTCGAATAAATAATAAAATACAGGTGAAAATTTTTTTTGCGCTGAGACTTAAAATCGACCTGCTCAAAGAGGGAAATGATTATGAATCAATATGCGGTGTTTGAAGAATTTAATGGAGTGACCTCATTGCCTGTTGACACCCATCGCCCTAGCGCAGTGATGACAGCTGAAACAATGATGTCGGCCATCCGTTCATTCGCAGATAAAAATAAATTAAAACTGATCAGTTTCGATGAATTGGAAGGCGGATCGATGCGCGCATTTTATCAACGGAAAAAACTGTTTCATCGTTCGGAGGAACTTGTTTATTATGTTTGTTCATCCGGACAAGATGACTGAGCCAGACTAAAAATGGAAACCTGAATTTAAAAAAAATCCAAGGAATCTTAAAAACTGTGGGGCTCATAAGGATAATGAAATGATCGCGTTAGTATATTCATTGTACTATTGCAACGGAATGAAATTCTGTGGCATCAAGCTTTCATCTTGGCTTAAAAAACCGAAAATACAGGTAGGAACACAAAAAGCAACAGTCGCTATTAATCGCATGCGACTGTTTTTTTAATGAAAGTAAGCTCCGGATATTCACGGAGCTGTCTTCGATGATTCATCAGTTTCTCCGCGAATAAGTCCATATCTTCTTTATTCCTCATCATTTGCGTCTTCGTTTGTCCGCCTGCCCGGTCAGAATGTGATTTAAAGTAAGAATACGTGTTCTTCATTCTTCAAACAAGCGCAGCATAAATTGATGTGGAGAAATCATTTGCGCCCAATGACTGTGCGCCTCAGTCTAAAATGAGGGCTTCATCCGATTAAAACCAATACTGTTTGTTCTTCTTGATCGGTTTTCTTTATTATGCTTCCACGCAAAGGCAAGTTTTAGCAGAGGACTTTTGCAATCTTTTCAGTCAGGTGGGACATAATAAAACGGCATTTTTATACAGGAGGGCAGCAGGTGATGAAATTTATAAAAAAACGGGGAACATTTAAATTCAGCAGAATATGGGTAGCCGGATTGCTGTTCTGCACTCTGTCTTTGGTTCAGATCGGGCATTCCGATGCGAGGCCCGTTCCGAGTGGTGTGACTGCTTCTGATGAGAACCACTTGCACGGGAATCCGGGGACAAACCAGGAATACCATTCGCGGGCTGCCTATCTTAAGCCGCCTGAGCTTCCGTTACAAAGTCCGTTATCGCTCAGGGGAAAAACAACTCATCCACTCTTCAAGGGAATCGATACGATTGATTTTACTTTTGGCGTGCTTCCTGACACACAGTTTTACAGCAAGTCCTATCCTGAGACTTTTAAAAAAATAAATCAATGGTTTGTTGCTAATCAGGGGGTACTGAATCTAAAATATGTTTTTCATCTGGGGGATATTGTAAATAACGTGGATGAGTTTTACCAATGGAAGACTGCATCTGAAGCGATGCATTTGTTTGAACAGGCACAGATTCCTTATGGCGTCATTGCCGGCAATCATGACGTCGGCAGTCGGGATAACTATACGTTTTATGGTCGATATTTCGGCGAGAACAGATTCCGGTCGAATTCGTGGTACGGCGGCTCATACAAAAATAATAAAGGACACTTTGATCTGATCAATGCCTCCGGCCGTAAGTACATCATGTTGGCGATGGGATGGGGCATCGGCGAAAGTGAGATTGACTGGATGAATCAGGTACTCCGCCTTTACCCGAAACGGACGGCCATACTGTACGTTCATGATTATTTAAGCGACGAAGGCAAAAGGACACAGGAGGGACAAATGCTCTTTAAAAAAGTTGTCCGTGGGAATGCAAATGTCCGTCTGGTCTTGAACGGTCACTATTCAGGAGCAGCCAGGAGAGTGGACGAACTTGACGACAATAGGGATGGGAAACCGGATCGGCAGGTGATGCAGATTCTCTCCGATTATCAGTCGGTCAATGGAGGAGAGGGTTTTATACGGATTATGGGTTTTGATCTTGTCCATAATAGAGTTTACGTTCGGACGTTTTCACCGCGGAATAACCGCACGCATGCCTATAAAGAAGAAGAAGATAACTTTTCATTTCACTTTGACTTGAAAGGAAAATAACAACCGCTGTGCATCTTCGCTATGCGTATAATATTTGGGCCTATTGCAAAAAAAGTAGTGAAGAGGCTGGATTCCAAGGATCACATAGCGCTTTTTTCGAAATCGAGATGAGAACCGAATTCAAAAAGTCGTCACTGTATCTAATCAACGAGTACTATTTTTTAATGCTTAATTGAAGAAATACCCGTCATGAGCGCCAGTCCATACTCATAAGAAGTTAAAATCAAGTTTTTCCACCTCTTTACTAGATCGAAGCTTGATGGATTGTTAAGAACATTTTGGATATTTAAATAAAAAAGAGAAAACTCCTTTAACTGGAATTTATCTCTTTTTAAACTCCCCAATTCCGAAATATATTGTTCCACTTGATTTTTTTCTTCAAAGTTTTTGAATATATGAATGTTTACCATCTTATGAGCATCAACTTCGATTAAGCTTTGAGTGCTACTCATGCGCCGATGCTTATCAGGAGGTACAAAGCCTCCATATGCGATGAGCATCCCGGTACTCTTTTTGTTTGGAAAAATATGCTGAAAAATTAAAGCACGTGTTTAATCGAATGGATGAATCTTTCTTTCTTTAAATACTTGATCCACAATATTCAGCGAGTTTAAAATTCTTGGAAGCCCGCATGGGAGAGAACATTGGACAATAGCTTCAACAATCTCTTTTGGTTTTAAGCCTGCATTTAAGCCTGCGTTAATATGCAGGTGTAGCCAGGAATTACAATCTCCTTGAGTTGTCAGTGAAGCAATTAATACAAGTTCTCTTTGTTTCAAATCAAGACCGTCTCTGCAAAAAATATCACCGAAAGCATACTCCACAATATGTTTGCCAAAACCGGGTGCAAGATTCTCTAGTAGCTCAATAGTATCTTCACTCTGCTTTCCGCCAATTTGCTGCATTTTTTTCCAGCCCGCTTTAAACCGTTCAGACATAAAAATACCTCCTGTTAAGTGAAATACTTGCAACAATCACATGATCACGTTAACAGAGGTGTCTCTTTACTTCATTAACTTATGTTAAGAAGATTTCAATTTTGTCCGTATCCTACTCAGTGAAACCGGGGAGATTCCAACGTAAGAAGCAATATAAAGCTGCTTTAGACGATTCTCTAATCCCGGAAAATTTTCTTTGAATCTCAAATACCGCGTCGTAGCATCATCCAGCATTAAATATTCAATTCTGTCCTCTTCAATTTTGTGGATGCGCTCAATTTCTTTTGAAAACATTTCTACCCAGCAGGCATGTTTTAAAAGTTTCTTTGCTTCGTCCACATCATCAATTTTCAGCACAATGGAATCCTCTAATGCCTGAAAATAATAATCTGATACTTCAGGAAGATAGTCTATGTCTACTAAAGAACGACTATGGGCGGTCATAAAATCATTTTCCCTGAAAAAGTGCTTTGTGTATTCTTCCCCGGCTTCATTTATATGGAATCCTCGAAATAAGCCTGAAATAATAAATCCAAGCCATGGTTTCGTATCTCCTGACTTAATGAAGTGGTCATCTTGCTTGATTGAAACTGGTTTTAATAACTTTATAAGACTGTACAATTCTTCATCTGAAATATTAATGTAGGAATTAATCACTTTTAGAAGTTGATTTTTATATTCCTGTTTCATTTCTGTAACTCCCTAATTGAGTGTTAATTTAGCCGGGATGATCTTCTGAACCGTGACGACCGATATATTTCTGTGAAGACTGATTTAATTACAGGGGCGACTGATTATTTCTCACGAAGACCGATTTATTTGTAATGAGGACCGATTTAATGGTTTGGACAATTGCAATAAACAAAATGACGGTCAAATACCGATCCCGTTCCATTTATCCTCGATCTTAAAAATTCTCCATATAATGTAAGACATAGTCCAGAGACCGATGAAAATGATGATTAATCCATACCCCAGCCAGTTAAAATCTATTTGTTGTACCCAGGTCCATAACCCGCCCTTTAAACCGGCTTCTTTAGTGATAACCTGAATAAGCTCGATACCTCCGATTAATAATGCCGCTAAAACAGATATAGACGTGATCGTGATGTTATAGTAGATTTTTCGGGCGGGCGTATCAAAAGACCATTTATAAGCTTTTGACATCATAATTGAATCTGTAGTGTCCATAACATTCATTCCGGCTGCAAATAGAAGAGGTAATGAAATAATTCCAAGAAAAGGCATTACTGTTTTTGCTGCATCTGCAGAAAGAGCTAATAGTGCGATCTCTGTGGCGGTATCAAAACCAAGTCCAAAAAGAAAGCCTAATGGATATACCTGCCAGCTATTATTAATAAATTTGAAAAACGGTTTGAATAAATTGGACAATAAGCCCCTTGAAAGAAGTATTTCCTCAAATTTTTGTTGATCAAATGCCTTATGTTTCAGTTTTACAAACATTTTTTGTAAATCAATCAAGATAATGATATTAAAAAGTGCAATAACAATTAGAAAAGTACCGGAAATAACTGAACCAATTATACTACCAACGTGTTCAAACAAGGGCATATGACTTTGAACCCAGCGAACAGACAGTCCTAAAATAACAGCTGTAAGAAACACAACGGTTGAATGACCCAAAGAAAAATAAAACCCAACACCCACAGGATCCTTTTTTTGCTGGATCAGCTTCCGAACGGTGTTATCAATCGCTGCAATATGGTCAGCATCAAAAGCATGGCGAAGACCCAGAGTATAGGCAAGCAATCCAAGACCTAGTATCACTGGATAATTTCGAGATGCAATGAGAAGAAAACAAAACCCAATGATATGTAATAATACTGTCCCGAGGCAGTAGGGTAACCAATTGTGACTTAATAAAATCTTTTTTGCTCTCAATTTATTCTGCTCCGTTTAATTTATTTATTTTTTAATAAAATGGCTTTGTTTAAATTCAATGTTGTTTTTGCCCTCCATTGATTGGAGCGGAAGGAGCGAGACTCCTGCGGGATCAGCGAGTCTGGTGAGACCCCGCAGCGAGGGTACCGAGCGAGGAGGCTCACGGATCGCCCGCGGAAAGCGAGCGCGTGGAGCGGAAAACAACAGACAAGTTTAACAAAGCCAATAAAATAAAACCACGAAATACAACTCATCAATAAGACGAGTTCATAACCTTCGTGGTTAATAGAAAACTATGTATGTGATCAAAACATGCAAATCAATCATTTCAGAGATTAAGCAAGACTTCGTGTCCTGCACGTTTATAATACGATAACTTTAAATATAAGTAAATCATAAAAAAAACTCACCGATGATGGGGAGTAATTGGGGGGAGTCCAATTGTCATCTGAGAATTTAAAAACGTCAAATCAGCTTGAATGAAAATCTCACACCCATTAGCATGCTTTATTATAGATGCAGACTCACTGTGCATACAATAAGTATTGTCATAAGGTGAGAAACGAGCGGGGTGCACTTTTGCGGTACAAGTCGTAGCGCAGGACCTCTTTACAAAGTCGAGACAGATGTCTTACACTGATAACCAAAATCTTTTTCATGCAAATTTCTCAATCAGTTCATCATTTTATGGTTTGCATGTTGTATTAAGGGGATCTAAGAATGGTCAATTTGCCTAGTATCACGGAGCTCGAGGATTTTTTAATTTATGGGCGCCTTACTAATTTTTCCCTTGCCGCGACTGAAGCTAACGTGACACAGTCTGCCTTCAGTTTCCAGATGAAAAAACTTGAGGAAACGGTTGGTGTCCACTTGATTGAACGGTCAAACCGCGGAAGTCGTTTAACTCCCGAAGGCGAATTTTTCTACCGGAAGCTTAATGAAATCCTGCCGAATTTGAAAGCCGCGATCTATGACGTGCAGCAGATTAACGGGAAAAAACCACTTGAATTAAAAGTTGGCGTCCTGACATCACTCGGCGATGTATTAATGAATCAGCATGCGGCCTATTTCCACCAGAAATATTCCAATATATTTATTACTGTATACAGCATGGAAAAAGACAGTTTGATTCAATCCCTTGAGAATGAAAGTATTGACATCGCCTCGACATTCCTCTCGTCAGATATCAAAGTTGGCGATTATAATCAGGCTTTCTTCAGAACAGATCGAATTGTCTACTATGCGCCAAAGCTTTCGATACCTGGGGAAAAAGTTAAGGCACAGAAAATCCTGGAATTCCCATTTGTCAAGTATCCTTCACACTATCTAATGAGTGCAATTACGGACGCTTATCTGATTGAACAAGGACGGGCCGAACCGAAGGCGACGGTTCAGCTCTCCACGCCCTACGCCATTATTAATTATTGTAAGGAGAATGATGCCGGTGCCCTGCTTCCCGAACGCTTATTAACTGCCCTCGAAGAAAACAAGAAACCGAGCAAACAATATACCCTTGAACCAGTCTTTGATCTAAAAACCTACCTGCTTTATAAAAAAGGAAACCCCAAATATCAAGTCATGAAACTATTCATTGACTATGTGATCAAGCTCAATCAAGCTTTCCGTTTGAACTGATTCCCTCCCCTTTTTATCTATTATTTTCTCCTGTTGTGTTGATTTATAACCATTTTTTTCTTCAAAAAATCTCATAACTAAAGTTTCTTAAATTGATGTTCACAATATCTTACTAACTTCTGCCATTGATTTTTTTTATGACTGCCATCTTTATTATTTGTTATACAGGAGCGAAAGGGCAGGTGTATACTTCCTTTTGAGCTCAGGCAGTCGCGGAGTATCCGCATTCCTGCTTCCCAAGGGAAACAGTCAATCTCTGAAAATTTTTCAGAAGGAGTCATGTAAAAGTGGCATTGATAAATTTACCTTATGACAAAAAGACGTTAACCTTAAACATCAATGATGAAAATCTTGCCGGTGTTTTGAAATCTCAGGCAGATAATTTTTCAGTAAATCAGAGTGAGCAGGAAGTTGTTGAAGCATCGCTGAACCATCCGATCGGTTCACCAAAGCTGGAGGAGCTTGTTAAAGGCAAGAGGCATATCGTCATTATCAGCTCCGATCACACACGTCCGGTTCCTTCAAAAATCACGATGCCGATTCTCCTGCGCCGGATTCGTTCGGTCGAAGCAAATGCCGATATTAAAATTCTTGTAGCGACAGGCTTCCATCGTCCATCGACACATGAAGAATTGGTGAGCAAATACGGGAAAGAAATCGTCGCAAATGAACAAATTGTCATGCATGTATCCAAGGATGATTCATCCATGGTACAGATTGGCACTTTGCCTTCCGGCGGGCCCTGCATCATTAACAAAGTCGCCGTCGAAGCGGATCTGCTGATCGCCGAAGGTTTTATCGAATCACATTTTTTTGCCGGTTTTTCGGGGGGACGCAAGTCCGTTTTGCCGGGAATCGCCTCTTACAAAACGATCATGGCTAACCACTGCGGTGAATTTATTGATTCAAACAAGGCGAGAACAGGTAATCTGCATCATAATCCGATTCACAAAGACATGCTCTACGCAGCAAAAAAAGCCAAACTGAAATTTATTCTGAATGTCGTTTTAGACGAAAAAAAACACATTATTAAAAGCTTTGCCGGTGATCTTGAAGAAGCACACAAAACCGGCTGCCAATTTTTGGAACAGATGGCTGAAGTTAAAAAAGTGCCCAGCGATATCACCGTTGTCACCAATGGCGGCTATCCTCTGGATCAGAACATTTATCAGGCTGTTAAAGGAATGACTGCAGCTGAAGCAACCAACAAAGAAGGCGGCAGCATTGTCATGGTCGCCGGCTGTGCGGATGGGCACGGCGGTGAAGGTTTCTATCGAAATCTTGCCGATGTCGCTGATCCTGCTGATTTTCTCAAACAGGCAACCCATACGGCGCGTCAGGAAACGGTTCCTGATCAGTGGACTTCACAGATTCTGGCCCGCATACTAACGAAGCATCACGTCATCATCATGTCAGATATGGTTGATCCACAGTTAATCACCTCCATGCATATGGAACTGGCGACAACACTCAATGATGCCATGGAAAAAGCGTATATGCGCGAAGGGAAAGATGCAAGGGTTACTATCATTCCGGACGGACTGGGTGTCATTGTTAAGTGAATTTTCGCATTGTCTCTGAATTATTTTTAAAGGGAGTTTTCATCATGCTTTCCACCTATAATGCCAAACTTGAGAAACTGAAACAATTGCTGCACAGTTATGAAAAGATTGCCATTGCTTTTTCCGGAGGAGTAGACAGCACCTTTCTGCTCGCTGTTGCCAATGAGGAACTGGGAGATGGGGCACTGGCACTGACAATTCAGTCGCCTACGATTACCGACGATGATTTAAGGGATGTCAAAGCTTTCTATCTCAAAAATACGGTGAACTATAAAATCATCCACTTAAATCAGCTGGATCGTCCCGCGTTTCGTCATAATCCGGCTGATCGCTGTTATTACTGCAAGCAAATGGAATTTTCCAGTATGGCTGATGAAGCAAAAAAACATGGTATTCACTGGATCGCTGCCGGAATTAATCTCGATGACAAAGGAGATTATCGTCCGGGTATGCGGGCACTCAAAGAAATTGGCGTTGTCAGTCCGTTGAAAGAAGCCGGAATGACAAAAACAGATATTCGCTATTTTTCCAAGATGTATCATCTGCCGACGTGGAACAAACCGGCAAGCAGCTGCCTTGCTTCTCGGGTACAATATGGCGAAGTGATCACTGAAGAAAAGCTCCAGAAGATCAGTGCCGCGGAAAGGGTTCTGAAAGACATGGGCATTCGGAATTTGCGTGTCCGCTATCACCATGGCAATATCGCCAGAATTGAAGTGGCGCCGGAAGAACGCGCCTTCTTTTTTGACGCAACAATCATGGACACGGTTGCTGCCCAGTTTCGAAAAATTGGGTTTTCCTATACCGCGCTTGATTTGCAAGGCTATCGGCGTGGAAGCCTGAATGAAACACTCGACCTGGAGACCAAACAAAAAGCAAAGATGAATATCCATGTTTCAAGATAATCTCACTGACTTATTAGAAAACGTGCAAAATGGCGCTTTGTCGATTACGGATGCCGTTAGCCGTTTGAAGACTTTGCCCTTCGAAGATCTGGGTTACGCCAAAGTAGATCATCACCGATCGATACGCAACGGTTTCCCGGAAGTCATCTATTGTGAAGGAAAGACTACTGATCAGATCAGGGGCATTTTTTTAGTACTTATGCGCAGTGAGAACAATATTCTGGCGACACGTGCTTCTTCCGAAAACTTCGCCGGCGTCCGGCAAATTGCACCAAACGCGGTTTATTATCAACAGGCCCGTTGCATCGTTGTCAACCCCGTCAAAAAGAATCAGGATGCCAATCACTATATTGCTGTAGTAACAGCTGGAACATCCGACATCCCCGTTGCGGAAGAAGCGGCGGTTACCGCTGAGACATTTGGAAATCATGTTGAACGTATTTACGATGTCGGTGTCGCAGGGCTCCATAGACTGCTCGCACAATTGGACCGGCTCAGAAAAGCGGACGTTGTCATTGTTGTTGCCGGCATGGAAGGCGCATTGGCCAGTGTTGTCGGCGGCTTGGTCGAACACCCGGTTCTTGCCGTGCCGACAAGTGTCGGTTACGGTGCCAGTCTGCACGGAATTGCCGCATTATTGACCATGTTGAACAGCTGTGCGAGTGGGATCAGCGTAGTCAATATTGATAATGGTTTTGGAGCTGCTTACTCTGCCAGTCTCATAATAAAAGAAATAATGAATGGGTGTCAAGAATGAAAATACTATATTTCGACTGTTTTTCGGGGATCAGCGGCGATATGATACTTGGTACGCTGATTGATCTCGGCCTTGATCCTGCCTATTTGACCGATGCGCTTAAAAAGTTACATCTAGACGGTTATTCTATCGTTTATTCACAAAAATTCACCGGAGGAATTATCGGGAGCGATGTTGACGTCCGGCTTGAACACCCTGAATTTACTGACGGGCATCACTCAGAACATCATCACCATCGCAATTTGGAAGACTGTCAGTCTATTATCAATAAAAGTTCCCTGTCCGACTGGGTGAAAAAACATGCCAATCGGGTATTCGAAGAAGTGGCGCGTGCTGAAGCACATGTTCATGGCAAACCTGTTGAGAAAGTTCATTTTCATGAAGTAGGCGCTGTCGACAGCATTATTGATATTGTCGGCGCATTCATTGGCCTCGAGAAACTGGGTATTGAAAGGGTCTACGCCTCTGCACTCCACGACGGACATGGCTTTATTAACTGTGCGCACGGCCGGATGCCGGTTCCCGTCCCGGCGGTCGCCGAGATGCTGGCTTCAAGCCAAAGAAACATTCCTTATGAACAAGGCAATGTTCCGACCGAATTAATTACTCCGACAGGAATGGCGATCATTAAAACGATTGCCGCGGGTTTCGGCCTTCAGCCATCGATGCACGTGCTTAAGATAGGTTATGGAACGGGAAAAAGGGATACCGGAGGGATGAATGCGCTTCGCGGCATGCTAGGCGAACAAAAAGAATCAACAAAAAACGATGAAGTAGTACTGCTTGAAGCCAATATTGATAACCAGACCGGCGAGATGCTGGGTTATGTCATGAACCGGCTTCTTAACGCTGGCGCGCTCGATGTCTTTTACACACCAATTTATATGAAAAAAAATCGGCCGGCGATTAAATTCTCCGTTCTCGCAACGCCGGCTGCTGAAGAAAAAATGGTCGATCTCATCTTAGCTGAGACGACAACACTTGGCGTCCGTGTCAGCCGTTGTCCACGTTTTATCATGAAGAGGGAAATATTGAAAGTGCAAACCGAATACGGCGTGATCCATGTGAAGCACGCCTCCTGGAATGAAATCGATAAATGGTCCCCGGAATTTGATGATTGCGCTTTTCTGGCCCAGGAATATCACGTTCCTCTGGCAGAAATTTATGAAGAGGCTGAGCGCAGCATTCGCCTATTAAAAGTGGAAAAAGAATTACAGGGAAATCGACCGGCTCATTAAGCGATGATTCGCCAGAAAAATAGGAGTATCAAGTAAGCAAATGGATTGCAGCCGCAGCCGCTGTCCCCTGAATAAAAAGGTTCAGTTATTCGATTTAAGGAAGCTTTATCTGAAGCAATACGAATTCATCCAATATTAAAATATGCTAATTAATGTGAGGGATTATTTATGGTTTACAGTCTTGGCGTGCAATGGCTCAGTGAATTGTTAGGTACAGCTATTATGATTCTTTTCGGCAATGGAGCCGTTGCCAATGTTGAGCTCAAAGGAACTAAAGGGTACCACAACGGCTGGATGATCATAGCCGTGGGCTACGGATTCGGAGTCATGATACCCGTTATGATGTTCGGATCGATAAGCGGCGCGCAAATCAATCCGGCGATTACCTTGGGACTGGCCGCCAATGGCTTATTCCCTTGGTCTCATGTTTTGACCTATATAAGTGCTCAGATGATCGGTGCCATGCTTGGACAATTCTTGCTGATCATCGCCTATAAACCTTTCTATAATAAAACGGACAATACACAAGCTATTCTCGGAACCTGTTCCACAATTTCCGCATCGGGAAGTTATCTGAACGGTTTCATTAATGAGTTTTTAGGAACTTTTCTTCTCGTTTTTGGCGCGATGCTGATCCTGCATTCACAGGCCCTGATGCATGAAGCTGGAGCCGCACAAATGGGCGTTGGTTTTCTCGTCTGGGTATTAGTTGCTTCCCTTGGCGGCCCGACAGGACCCGGACTCAATCCTGCCCGGGATTTAGGCCCGCGAATCATTCACGCACTGTTCCCGCTTCCTCAAAAGGGGGACTCTCAGTGGTCTTATGCTTGGATCCCTGTTGTCGCGCCAATCGTTGCCAGTATTCTTGCCGTCTGCCTTTTCAAAACGGTCTATTAATTCTTTTAACCCGAAGTTCAATGAAACAGAATGAAAGAGTAAATACTTAAAATCCCTTAATCTCAATATTATTTGAGGTCGGGATTTTTGTTCGTTCAAATTTAGCTGGCGAGCCCCAAGAATCTTACGGTTAATTAACTTGGTCAATTTAGAAATTCACTTTGTTTCTTTCAAATTTTATCAACTGAAAATGTTGTGGGTAAAAAATTAATTATTAATTACAAAATAAATGCGAACCCAAATCTACAGGGCTAAGCTGTTATCAATAACTTTTTTTAATGATTAGTGCCAATACCCCATCAAATCGAGCGGAAGTTTTGTCATTTAACTGAGCTGCTTACAAATTATCTTGACCTCTGTGCAGATAATAGTGTAACATAGTTATGTTGTCGACTTAGAGGTATTAGGCCTTTATTGACTTATGTTTTTGGGGCATTAGCTCAGCTGGGAGAGCGTTGCGCTGGCAGCGCAAAGGTCAGGGGTTCGAGCCCCCTATGCTCCATAAATGGTACTGGAAAGGGATCTTTCAGCGGTAAAAAGAGAAAAAGTGCACAGCATCAGATTCATTTTTATCCCGTTTCAGACCTCTGAGGGTGAAGTTTTCAGAACTTTACTCTTGGAGGTCTTTTTCTGTTCTCATTGAGTTGGTTTGGCGGGAAACGCTGACAGTTAAAAGTGAAGTGAGGCAGCTCTTGTTCATAAGTGACACTAACGAATGACTCTGTAATAATAAAAGATATAGATATAGGTTCAAAATAAAAAGTACGGGAGGTTTTGATGATGTTTGCCATCCAATATGAAATTGCTCTGCCTGCTGATTATAATATGGAGATAATACGCCGTCGTGTTGAAAACGGTGGTTCAGCTTATGATCATTATCAAGGGCTTGGTTTAAAGGCTTTTCTTATTCAAGATAAAAATGAAGAAGAAACACCAGTTAATCAGTATGCAACTTTCTATCTCTGGACAGACACACAGGCAGCATCGAAATTTCTTTGGGGAGGAAACGGATTTCAAGCGATCGTACGAGATTTTGGCAGGCCAACCGTTCAGACATGGCTGGGCGGTAAATTTTCCTTGGGAAATTCATCAAAACGTGCTCCTGCTTTTTTGGTAAAAGAAACGACAAAAATCCCTGCATTTATTGACCCGCAAGACAGTGCTGCCGTTGCAAATCAGAGAATGAATCAATTACTGCAAAATAGTCGCCTGCATTCAACCGCTTATGCGATGAACCCAACGACATGGGAGTTGATCGTGGTGTCCCTCTGGACAGAAAAACCAGCATTAAGTGTGGAGTCAGTTTTGTACAGGATTCTTCACTTATCCACTCCCGAAATTACAAGCCTGTGAGCATTTATGCAGCAGCAGTACACCTTTCAAAAATATTTCCTGCAACGTTTAATACACA
This genomic window contains:
- the larB gene encoding nickel pincer cofactor biosynthesis protein LarB, encoding MFQDNLTDLLENVQNGALSITDAVSRLKTLPFEDLGYAKVDHHRSIRNGFPEVIYCEGKTTDQIRGIFLVLMRSENNILATRASSENFAGVRQIAPNAVYYQQARCIVVNPVKKNQDANHYIAVVTAGTSDIPVAEEAAVTAETFGNHVERIYDVGVAGLHRLLAQLDRLRKADVVIVVAGMEGALASVVGGLVEHPVLAVPTSVGYGASLHGIAALLTMLNSCASGISVVNIDNGFGAAYSASLIIKEIMNGCQE
- the larC gene encoding nickel pincer cofactor biosynthesis protein LarC, whose translation is MKILYFDCFSGISGDMILGTLIDLGLDPAYLTDALKKLHLDGYSIVYSQKFTGGIIGSDVDVRLEHPEFTDGHHSEHHHHRNLEDCQSIINKSSLSDWVKKHANRVFEEVARAEAHVHGKPVEKVHFHEVGAVDSIIDIVGAFIGLEKLGIERVYASALHDGHGFINCAHGRMPVPVPAVAEMLASSQRNIPYEQGNVPTELITPTGMAIIKTIAAGFGLQPSMHVLKIGYGTGKRDTGGMNALRGMLGEQKESTKNDEVVLLEANIDNQTGEMLGYVMNRLLNAGALDVFYTPIYMKKNRPAIKFSVLATPAAEEKMVDLILAETTTLGVRVSRCPRFIMKREILKVQTEYGVIHVKHASWNEIDKWSPEFDDCAFLAQEYHVPLAEIYEEAERSIRLLKVEKELQGNRPAH
- a CDS encoding MIP/aquaporin family protein: MVYSLGVQWLSELLGTAIMILFGNGAVANVELKGTKGYHNGWMIIAVGYGFGVMIPVMMFGSISGAQINPAITLGLAANGLFPWSHVLTYISAQMIGAMLGQFLLIIAYKPFYNKTDNTQAILGTCSTISASGSYLNGFINEFLGTFLLVFGAMLILHSQALMHEAGAAQMGVGFLVWVLVASLGGPTGPGLNPARDLGPRIIHALFPLPQKGDSQWSYAWIPVVAPIVASILAVCLFKTVY
- a CDS encoding DUF4865 family protein, whose protein sequence is MFAIQYEIALPADYNMEIIRRRVENGGSAYDHYQGLGLKAFLIQDKNEEETPVNQYATFYLWTDTQAASKFLWGGNGFQAIVRDFGRPTVQTWLGGKFSLGNSSKRAPAFLVKETTKIPAFIDPQDSAAVANQRMNQLLQNSRLHSTAYAMNPTTWELIVVSLWTEKPALSVESVLYRILHLSTPEITSL